Proteins found in one Misgurnus anguillicaudatus chromosome 3, ASM2758022v2, whole genome shotgun sequence genomic segment:
- the chtf18 gene encoding chromosome transmission fidelity protein 18 homolog, producing MDEYDEMYGIEDDFEQQFADELEVMAEMDLEPSSFGKVSEFRNKKPQSQTFEEAIASGDVVSSKTINNKHPIDATSDTSPPVCVEEESLTPKPKKRRQDVAKKLQFGVENDDDITPPSSPEVYDGPARNGPEISLSLSPDRPAVTKITTNVLDISGLVAFQDSPKRRSERRYAQKRPPAIGDYITVTDSSGNRVYLNRKEEENKAPDPRAFRNSQNGLGLLAVPIEVMKEQITERRHRQVVEESQRLTELLNSGIDPDLLGEEQTDSGVDGDSGEDEGSSSRLWVDQFSPRHYTELLSDDFTNRCLLKWLKLWDTVVFGRERKPRPAHPDVRSNVTNGQNQNQSQRFKTKSQITEEILEAELDQYKRPKFKAALLSGPPGLGKTTLAHIIAKHAGYNVVEINASDDRSAELFQKRIDTATQMKSVLGANEKPNCLIIDEIDGAPAAAINILLATLNRKDSKEGEESGVNALKKKKKKQTVLLRPIICICNDLYVPALRPLRQQAFLLTFPQTLPSRLAQRLTEITRRQGMKADTGTLMALCEKTDNDIRACINTLQFLHSRGQKHLDQRSVSSMCVGLKDQNKGLFSVWQEIFQLPRLKRKRIGGDPFGGFDESGPKDGAQRLQNILHLVSSNGEHEKLTQGLYDNFLSMKLKDPGMLGVCSGLDWLCFSDVLNECILHGQNYSLMRYLPFLPVAFHYLYAANSVPRINYPNSHYEALTKTQHTKNALLAMLNDIPPAIQTRVCLNSLCLDVITLLLELISPKLRPVNPQLYSTREKQQLCDLIDNMINYNLTYRQDRTPEGQYVYVLEPNIEDAVRFPGLPPRRQLTYQVKQLIARETELEKMRRMERAQQKRNPQNTEIVNKDQEKKKVEVKKPTNRNHQQRLETIVKQTTVESRPELDFFGRAIVPKEKPAVTTTGEDGKVSGAMQIGKAVGNSDVWFRFNEGVSNAVRRNVHIRELL from the exons ATGGACGAATACGACGAAATGTACGGCATTGAAGATGATTTTGAGCAGCAGTTTGCGGACGAATTAGAAGTGATGGCTGAAATGGATC TCGAGCCTTCATCATTTGGGAAAGTGTCTGAGTTCCGGAATAAGAAGCCGCAGTCACAGACGTTTGAAGAGGCCATTGCATCAGGTGATGTCGTATCAAGTAAAACCATAAATAACAAGCATCCCATAGACGCCACATCAGACACCTCACCCCCAGTATGTGTGGAGGAGGAATCCTTAA CCCCCAAACCGAAGAAACGAAGACAAGATGTGGCAAAAAAGCTCCAGTTTGGTGTTGAAAATGATGATGACATCACACCTCCCTCCTCGCCAGAGGTTTATGATGGACCAGCGAGAAACGG GCCTGAAATTTCATTGTCACTAAGTCCCGACAGACCAGCGGTCACCAAGATTACAACTAATGTGTTGGATATAAGTGGACTGGTTGCATTCCAGGATTCACCAAAGCGACGCTCTGAACGACGCTACGCTCAGAAACGACCTCCAGCCATCGGCGATTACATCACGGTCACAGACTCCTCAGGCAACAGAGTTTACCTCAACAGAAAGGAGGAAGAGAATAAG GCGCCGGACCCCAGAGCATTCCGTAACTCGCAGAACGGACTCGGACTGCTTGCAGTTCCCATTGAAGTCATGAAAGAACAAATTACAGAGAGA CGTCATCGACAGGTAGTTGAAGAATCCCAAAGACTGACAGAACTTTTGAACAG TGGTATAGATCCAGACCTTCTGGGAGAAGAGCAGACAGACTCTGGTGTGGATGGTGATAGCGGAGAAGATGAAGGCTCATCCTCTCGACTGTGGGTGGATCAGTTCTCACCACGGCACTATACTGAACTTCTGAGCGATGAT TTCACCAATCGCTGTCTGCTCAAGTGGCTAAAGCTATGGGACACCGTGGTCTTTGGTCGAGAAAGGAAACCCCGTCCGGCCCACCCGGACGTCAGGTCAAATGTTACGAATGGCCAGAATCAAAACCAGTCCCAGCGGTTTAAAACCAAGAGTCAGATCACAGAAGAGATACTGGAGGCTGAACTGGACCAGTATAAAAGACCTAAATTTAAG GCAGCACTCTTGTCCGGACCTCCTGGATTAGGAAAAACAACGCTAGCTCACATTATTGCCAAGCACGCTGGATACAACGTGGTAGAAATCAATGCTAG CGACGATCGCAGCGCAGAGCTCTTTCAGAAACGAATCGATACCGCGACACAGATGAAGTCAGTCCTGGGAGCCAATGAAAAGCCCAACTGCCTCATTATAGATGAAATTGATGGAGCTCCTGCA GCTGCCATCAACATCCTGTTGGCCACCCTGAACAGAAAGGACAGCAAAGAAGGGGAGGAGTCGGGTGTTAAtgcattaaaaaagaaaaagaagaaacagaCGGTGCTGCTTCGGCCAATCATTTGCATCTGCAATGACCT TTATGTTCCAGCTTTGAGACCGCTGAGACAGCAAGCATTCCTATTGACCTTTCCACAGACGCTGCCCTCCCGGTTGGCTCAAAGACTAACAGAG ATCACACGTCGACAGGGTATGAAGGCAGACACGGGCACGCTGATGGCCTTGTGTGAGAAAACAGACAATGATATCCGTGCATGCATCAACACATTACAG TTTTTACACAGTCGTGGTCAGAAGCACCTGGATCAGCGCAGCGTTAGTTCCATGTGTGTTGGATTGAAAGACCAAAACAAGGGACTTTTCTCCGTTTGGCAAGAAATCTTCCAGCTTCCCCGACTGAAACG GAAGAGGATAGGAGGAGATCCTTTTGGAGGGTTTGATGAGTCGGGGCCTAAAGATGGTGCACAAAGACTTCAAAACATCTTACATCTGGTCTCATCTAATGGAGAGCATGAGAAACTAACTCAG ggtCTATATGATAATTTTCTCAGCATGAAGCTGAAGGATCCTGGGATGTTGGGTGTGTGCTCGGGGCTGGACTGGTTGTGTTTCTCAGATGTTCTGAATGAGTGTATCTTACACGGACAAAACTATTCACTCATGCGCTACTTACCTTTCCTGCCTGTTGCGTTCCACTATCTGTACGCCGCAAACTCCGTCCCCCGAATCAACTACCCAAACAGTCACTATGAG GCTCTAACCAAAACCCAGCACACAAAGAACGCACTGCTGGCCATGTTGAATGATATTCCTCCCGCAATACAGACCCGCGTTTGCTTAAACAGTCTCTGCTTGGACGTCATCACCCTTCTGCTGGAGCTCATCTCTCCTAAACTGCGGCCA GTCAACCCGCAGCTTTACAGCACCAGAGAAAAGCAGCAGCTCTGTGATTTGATTGACAACATGATCAACTACAACTTGACCTACAGACAGGACCGTACGCCTGAAGGACAATACGTTTATGTGTTAGAGCC CAACATAGAAGATGCGGTCCGGTTTCCAGGTTTGCCTCCACGTAGACAGTTGACCTATCAGGTGAAGCAGCTGATCGCCAGGGAGACTGAGTTAGAAAAGATGAGAAGGATGGAGAGGGCCCAGCAAAAACGAAACCCACAAAAC ACTGAGATAGTGAATAAGGatcaagaaaagaaaaaagttgagGTGAAGAAACCGACAAACAGGAATCATCAGCAGAGGCTGGAGACCATTGTGAAACAGACAACGGTGGAAAGCAGG CCTGAATTGGATTTCTTTGGACGAGCCATTGTACCTAAAGAGAAGCCTGCTGTCACCACTACag gTGAAGATGGCAAAGTGAGTGGAGCCATGCAGATCGGTAAAGCTGTGGGTAACAGTGACGTTTGGTTCCGCTTCAATGAGGGCGTGTCCAACGCGGTGCGCCGAAACGTTCACATTAGAGAGTTGTTGTAA
- the gng13a gene encoding guanine nucleotide-binding protein G(I)/G(S)/G(O) subunit gamma-13a codes for MDELDETQLNAHVESLKQQLGYNREKTSVSIPELATWIEEKMAEDPFLNPDILKENPWVETGKCVVL; via the exons ATGGATGAGCTGGATGAGACTCAGCTGAACGCCCATGTGGAAAGTCTGAAGCAACAGCTGGGGTATAATAGAGAGAAAACATCCGTCTCTATTCCTGA GCTGGCTACATGGATTGAGGAGAAAATGGCCGAAGATCCATTTCTAAATCCTGACATACTGAAGGAGAACCCATGGGTGGAGACAGGCAAATGCGTGGTGCTTTAG
- the LOC129444989 gene encoding uncharacterized protein codes for MSRHLMSFIDREGADVAKMDFCLPNAVLNFDTEAKSPKTVFKAEMDAFLSNAFLTFDNILNTESLSEVMHAAGSANLCGGVEEDSPANAGAKSPTVFKQDMDLFLSDAFRSFDTVLNTGPLSEFGKAAGSVNPCGFEEDSPANAGAKSPTVFKAEMDLFLSDAFRSFDTVLNTGLLSEFGKAAGSVNPCEGVEEKEKVSPAHAEAKSPTMFGAELDFFLSKAVLTFNNVPNFGPLSEVGCTADSVNQLEGAREKIPTDSNISQDQGKTYFDRAWRGKVEPVPAPQLEADPAIPDVRKVVDLAFWSKTKIGPKKQKQKASKSRLYDLQEEKTVVQAQHVEADSAIPVGMDGADFACPESNIIIRTEKRKTLKSRLFGCFRRGDLESMPTPQLDADLAHPVGMDGADLACHEAKTKIRPEKRKSTKCCFLDCFRRSDVESVPTPQLDADLANPVGMDGADLGSLQKLGAFTLNVGLKGGGNPDPKIPENPRTKAIGNPRNPVPTDAGNPVPKDVKVVRPKTFNLFKKQSNKQPADPKPGPSVTTGTFESKYQLLETDVLGKGSFGRVFKGIRQTDGKLVAIKQIMKHKRDRYIQIPGYPQPLLTEIALMLKLREGYRCPYIIELYDWYETREMFTLVMEYPQESQSLKSFVSENKLSENAARHLMYQAVRAVQHCLRNGVVHTDIHPGNFLVQKKTMKLKLIDFGLGHLSNVDGHDSKDFRGAKKCTPPEVKTNQKFFAVPANTWALGSLLYFMMHGSYPDPITDLYMGKSIRYDEGLSKEIRELIDWCHYVSPARRPLLHQILGHKWFRTDWMMDEPEFVPRKLTYSK; via the exons ATGTCTCGCCATCTAATGTCATTCATTGACAGGGAAGGAGCAGATGTTGCAAAGATGGATTTTTGCCTACCCAATGCTGTGCTGAACTTTGACACTGAGGCGAAAAGCCCAAAGACAG TGTTTAAAGCAGAGATGGATGCTTTTCTATCGAATGCTTTTCTGACATTTGACAACATCTTAAACACTGAATCATTGTCAGAAGTCATGCACGCTGCTGGTAGTGCgaatctgtgtggaggagttgAGGAGGATTCTCCTGCAAATGCTGGGGCGAAAAGCCCAACAG TGTTTAAGCAAGATATGGATTTATTCCTATCGGATGCTTTTCGGAGCTTTGACACTGTCCTTAACACTGGACCGTTGTCAGAATTCGGGAAAGCTGCCGGTAGTGTGAATCCGTGTGGATTTGAGGAGGATTCTCCTGCAAATGCTGGGGCGAAAAGCCCAACAG TGTTTAAAGCAGAGATGGATTTATTCCTATCGGATGCTTTTCGGAGCTTTGACACTGTCCTTAACACTGGACTGTTGTCAGAATTCGGGAAAGCTGCCGGTAGTGTGAATCCGTGTGAAGGAGTTGAGGAGAAGGAGAAAGTTTCTCCTGCACATGCTGAGGCGAAAAGCCCAACAA TGTTTGGAGCAGAGCTGGATTTTTTCCTATCGAAGGCTGTGCTGACATTTAACAATGTCCCAAACTTCGGACCATTGTCAGAAGTCGGGTGCACTGCCGATAGTGTAAATCAGCTTGAAGGAGCAAGGGAGAAAATCCCAACAG ACAGTAACATCAGTCAGGACCAAGGAAAGACGTACTTTGACCGGGCCTGGAGGGGCAAAGTGGAGCCAGTGCCGGCTCCACAGCTTGAAGCCGATCCAGCTATCCCTGATGTTAGGAAAGTGGTTGATCTGGCATTCTGGTCAAAGACTAAGATTGGTCCgaagaaacagaaacaaaaGGCTTCGAAGAGCCGTTTATATGACCTCCAGGAAGAAAAGACTGTTGTTCAAGCGCAACATGTCGAGGCAGATTCAGCTATTCCTGTTGGTATGGATGGTGCTGATTTTGCATGCCCCGAATCGAATATTATTATTCGTACGGAAAAACGAAAGACTTTGAAGAGTCGCTTATTTGGCTGTTTCCGGAGGGGCGATTTGGAGTCGATGCCGACTCCACAGCTTGATGCCGATCTTGCTCATCCTGTTGGAATGGATGGTGCTGATCTGGCCTGCCATGAGGCAAAAACTAAGATTCGTCCGGAAAAACGAAAGTCAACGAAGTGTTGCTTCCTTGACTGCTTCCGGAGGAGCGATGTGGAGTCAGTGCCGACTCCACAGCTCGATGCCGATCTTGCAAATCCTGTTGGAATGGATGGTGCTGATCTGGGCAGTCTACAAAAGTTAGGTGCCTTTACACTCAATGTCGGGTTGAAAGGTGGTGGAAATCCAGACCCAAAAATACCTGAAAATCCCAGAACAAAAGCAATTGGAAATCCCCGAAATCCTGTCCCGACAGATGCTGGAAATCCTGTCCCGAAAGATGTAAAAGTTGTTAGGCCAAAaacttttaatctttttaaaaagcaaagcAACAAGCAACCAGCCGATCCCAAGCCAGGTCCATCAGTGACTACAG GGACTTTTGAGTCTAAATATCAACTCTTAGAGACGGATGTGCTTGGGAAAGGTAGCTTCGGCAGAGTGTTCAAAGGGATCCGTCAAACGGATGGGAAACTG GTTGCCATCAAGCAAATTATGAAACACAAAAGGGACAGATATATTCAGATT CCTGGATATCCCCAACCGCTGCTAACAGAAATAGCATTAATGCTTAAGTTAAGAGAGGGTTACCGTTGCCCGTATATCATAGAGTTATATGACTGGTATGAGACTAGGGAAATGTTCACACTTGTGATGGAGTATCCTCAGGAGAGCCAATCCTTGAAGAGTTTTGTTTCTGAAAACAAACTGAGTGAAAATGCAGCACGACATCTGATGTATCAGGCAGTACGAGCAGTTCAACACTGCCTGCGTAATGGTGTCGTCCATACCGACATACATCCGGGGAACTTCTTGGTGCAGAAGAAAACTATGAAGTTAAAGTTAATTGACTTTGGGCTTGGACATCTGTCAAATGTTGATGGCCATGATTCAAAGGACTTTAGAG GAGCTAAAAAATGCACACCGCCTGAGGTTAAAACAAATCAGAAATTCTTTGCCGTGCCAGCAAACACCTGGGCCTTAGGTAGTTTGCTATATTTCATGATGCATGGATCTTACCCCGACCCTATAACCGACTTGTATATGGGTAAATCGATAAGATATGATGAAGGTTTATCAAAGG AAATCCGTGAACTGATAGACTGGTGCCATTATGTGAGCCCAGCTAGACGTCCATTGCTCCACCAGATCTTAGGTCACAAGTGGTTCAGAACTGACTGGATGATGGATGAACCGGAATTCGTACCCAGAAAGCTAACATA ttCAAAATAA
- the LOC129445503 gene encoding uncharacterized protein, producing MFEPQEATNHAKTQSNRIPFLSQYSSKTDFLTYVLLYLVKMPFPPVTRRQGLPSSGKEKLSGPSSVNTVEEKSYVKDRLKKLSKKATPHKSKLPILTQRRLDWWGGKSAWITSPRLADLSCTSVASSPKCSSKDATKSTRKQQFPANVLVPNSSITTDNCRLQSFSRCSGSGRGKKDGEAVNLSINLTPEATLLLQKRSHGKQLRTIGGGTGKVTAHHRKDPSAKSGSQSNIPQVKISLLNDRHRYDDVEYEEEEEPGVDQSVLLKCSEWLEGVENAGGVSELGREDKMNQTTIYCYR from the coding sequence ATGTTTGAACCTCAGGAAGCAACAAATCATGCGAAAACCCAGTCGAATCGCATCCCTTTTCTCTCACAATACAGCTCAAAGACGGACTTCCTGACCTATGTGCTGCTTTACCTGGTGAAGATGCCTTTTCCACCTGTGACCCGACGACAGGGCCTTCCCAGCTCTGGGAAAGAGAAACTATCGGGTCCCTCATCGGTCAACACAGTGGAGGAGAAGAGTTATGTGAAGGACCGGCTAAAGAAGTTGAGCAAGAAAGCCACTCCACACAAAAGCAAACTTCCGATCTTAACCCAGCGGCGGCTCGACTGGTGGGGAGGTAAGAGCGCCTGGATTACATCTCCAAGACTTGCTGATCTTTCATGCACCTCGGTTGCTTCATCCCCTAAATGTAGTTCTAAAGATGCAACAAAATCCACCAGAAAACAACAGTTTCCTGCCAATGTGTTGGTACCAAACAGCTCCATCACCACAGACAACTGTAGATTACAGTCCTTCTCAAGATGCTCAGGATCAGGCCGTGGAAAAAAGGATGGAGAAGCTGTGAACCTGTCAATCAATCTGACTCCTGAGGCCACCTTACTCCTGCAGAAGCGGAGCCACGGGAAGCAGCTCCGTACCATCGGCGGTGGCACTGGAAAGGTTACGGCACATCACAGGAAAGACCCCTCCGCCAAGTCAGGTTCTCAATCCAACATCCCTCAGGTGAAGATCTCTCTTCTGAACGACCGTCACCGATATGATGATGTGGAAtatgaagaagaagaggaaCCAGGTGTGGACCAGAGCGTACTGCTGAAATGTTCTGAATGGCTGGAGGGGGTGGAGAACGCAGGAGGAGTTTCAGAATTGGGTAGAGAGGACAAAATGAACCAGACGACTATCTACTGTTACAGATGA